TCGGGTACCGGGCTCGCGCCATCGCCCGGGAGGAAACAGCGGCGGCGGGGTGGCGGATCGGGCTTGAACGCGACCCGCTCGCGCTCGACGAAATCGTCGTCACGGCGAGTTCGCTCCCGCGGCTCCGCTCGCAGGTCGCCGTACCGATGGAGACGGTGGAAGCCGAGGAGATCGACGCGGCCGGCGTTGCTTCCGCAGACCGGTTGCTGGCGGAGCTTCCCGGTGTCCAGGTGACGGCGGCCACCCCGGTCGGTTCGAATCTCATGATCCGGGGCGTTGGCGGCGCCCGCGTCCTCGTCCTGCTCGATGGTCAGCCGACCGCGGGCGCGCTGCTCGAGAACCGCGACCTGAGCCGCACGTCGCTGGCGGGCGTGGAGCGGGTGGAGATCGTAAAAGGCCCCCTCTCGTCCCTGTACGGTTCCGATGCGCTGGGCGGTGTCATAAACGTCATCACGCAGCTTCCCGCCTCGGGGTTCCGGGTCGACGCGCGCGCCGTGTCGGGCGGCGCCGGACGTCGCGAGGCGGAGGCGACGGCAAGTGGCGGAGGCCGTCTCCGGTATCGAATCACGGGTGGCTGGCGCCAGGAAGATCGGATCCCGGGACTCGCCGATGGAGGGCCGAGCGCGTTCGCCCGCGTCTGGGACTTCCGGTCGCGCCTTCAGTTCAAGGCATCGGACGCCTGGGACGTGCGCGCCACCGCCACCTACCTTCGCGAGCGGCAGCGCTGGCCCGTGGGCGGCGCCTTCTCGGGGTTCAACGACAACGCGGGGTTCTCGGGGTGGGTGGAGGCGCGCCGGCCGTTGGGTCCCGGGACGTGGAGCGGAAGCCTCTTTCTTCAGGAATACGAGCACCTGTTCCGAAGCGCCCGCGGAGATGCTCCCATCGCCGATGACGGCGAATCCACCCAGTGGGAGCGTCTCGCGAAGGGCGCCGCGGGATATTCGGCCGCCTTGGGCGGGCATTCCGTCGATGTCGGTCTCGAGGTCGCGAGCCGTGCGATCCGGTCGCCCGACAAGTTGATCGAGGAGCGGGCGGCCGACCGGCAGCTCGCGCTCTTCGCCCAGGACGCCTGGCGCCTCGGGGAGACCGTGGTGAGCGGCGGCGCCCGCCTCACCTGGAACGATCGCTGGGGCTCCAACCTCTCGCCGACCGTGGGCGTGACTCGGCGTGCCGGTACGCACGTGCGTCTGCGGGCGGCGGTGGCCCGCGGCTTCCGGGCGCCCTCCTTCAAGGAGCTGGCCTGGAACTTCGTCAACGTGGGGGGCGGCTATGTCCTCCAGGGGTTCCCGGATCTGGATCCGGAACGCTCGTGGAACATCTCCGGCGGGGTGGACTGGCAACCGGCG
The DNA window shown above is from Candidatus Palauibacter scopulicola and carries:
- a CDS encoding TonB-dependent receptor; amino-acid sequence: MSGRGARLALCIAIGCVGIFGPDAARAQSQARVYDLESGAGIPDAEVAWIPAPVAGVTADSAARGAAVRTDAVGFFVPDPSWGSGGAITVSALGYRARAIAREETAAAGWRIGLERDPLALDEIVVTASSLPRLRSQVAVPMETVEAEEIDAAGVASADRLLAELPGVQVTAATPVGSNLMIRGVGGARVLVLLDGQPTAGALLENRDLSRTSLAGVERVEIVKGPLSSLYGSDALGGVINVITQLPASGFRVDARAVSGGAGRREAEATASGGGRLRYRITGGWRQEDRIPGLADGGPSAFARVWDFRSRLQFKASDAWDVRATATYLRERQRWPVGGAFSGFNDNAGFSGWVEARRPLGPGTWSGSLFLQEYEHLFRSARGDAPIADDGESTQWERLAKGAAGYSAALGGHSVDVGLEVASRAIRSPDKLIEERAADRQLALFAQDAWRLGETVVSGGARLTWNDRWGSNLSPTVGVTRRAGTHVRLRAAVARGFRAPSFKELAWNFVNVGGGYVLQGFPDLDPERSWNISGGVDWQPASTVRIEVDAFTNRIRNLIEPGFVGNAESGLLVFSPRNVADAITRGFEFSLRAVLDRAEFAAGYAHLDAYAVDSGLPLDRRAAHSARARAAWTAEALSGFRLDATAHLTGAAPIIGTGPDGSDARIGTQERFVAIDLQTSVDLGRSLRLVAGVDNLFDARPAGWQGAIERKLRVGLAVEDLFARRVDERGVPLQPQ